Proteins co-encoded in one Opitutus terrae PB90-1 genomic window:
- a CDS encoding RNA polymerase sigma factor codes for METAAAPLSDHDLMLAVRDGELDALGELFERHHGPLYGFLVKLTSDRTAAEDISQTVFQRMLKYRHTYRDDGSFTAWMYHLARRCAADHFRKTAAAPAATDPTDLNEHADAAPLASDRAAMHDEHALLHLALSRLDHNAREVLLLSRFQELSFAEVATILECSVGAAKVRAHRALKDLRDVFLSLQREHRA; via the coding sequence GTGGAAACTGCTGCCGCCCCCCTTTCCGACCACGACCTGATGCTGGCTGTCCGCGATGGCGAACTCGACGCCCTCGGCGAATTGTTCGAACGGCATCATGGCCCGCTCTACGGCTTCCTCGTGAAGCTCACCAGCGACCGCACCGCCGCCGAAGACATTTCGCAAACGGTCTTCCAGCGAATGCTGAAATACCGTCACACGTATCGTGACGACGGCAGCTTCACCGCCTGGATGTATCACCTGGCCCGCCGCTGTGCCGCCGACCATTTCCGCAAAACCGCCGCGGCGCCCGCCGCCACCGATCCGACCGACCTCAACGAACACGCCGACGCCGCGCCGCTTGCCAGCGACCGGGCCGCGATGCATGACGAGCACGCGCTGCTGCACCTCGCGCTGAGCCGGCTCGATCACAATGCCCGCGAGGTGCTCCTGCTCAGCCGCTTCCAGGAGCTCTCGTTCGCCGAAGTTGCCACGATCCTCGAATGCTCCGTCGGCGCCGCCAAGGTCCGCGCGCATCGCGCGCTGAAGGACCTGCGCGACGTGTTCCTTTCCCTGCAGCGCGAGCATCGCGCCTGA
- a CDS encoding zf-HC2 domain-containing protein yields MNCDRAQERFNELLDHRLDEATTAEVREHLASCPDCQREYSSLAQTLAALDQLPAAKPGPRLRTHFYAMLEEEKNSAASIRAAVVRRQHAQRMTLWRWILSPVAVAAIALAGFHFGTRVGGTDDGTKQQLAEMKTKLESIDQLVGISLLQQRSTSERLQTVLATLDQKNPDPKIISNLIGALALDPSVNVRLSALDALYPHANQQVVRSGVLASLPREQNPLVQVAMIDFLVAARDRDATPELEKLARNETIDKAVRDAAKRGLAQL; encoded by the coding sequence ATGAACTGCGACCGCGCTCAGGAACGCTTTAACGAACTGCTCGACCACCGGCTCGACGAAGCCACCACGGCCGAGGTTCGCGAGCACCTCGCCTCGTGCCCCGATTGCCAGCGCGAATACTCCTCGCTCGCGCAGACGCTCGCCGCCCTCGACCAGCTCCCCGCCGCCAAGCCCGGTCCGCGGCTTCGCACCCACTTCTACGCGATGCTCGAAGAAGAAAAAAACTCCGCCGCCAGCATCCGCGCCGCCGTGGTCCGCCGGCAGCACGCGCAGCGGATGACGCTCTGGCGCTGGATCCTCTCGCCGGTCGCCGTCGCCGCCATCGCACTCGCTGGTTTTCATTTCGGCACGCGCGTGGGCGGCACCGATGACGGCACCAAACAGCAGCTGGCCGAAATGAAGACGAAGCTCGAATCGATCGACCAGCTCGTCGGCATCTCGCTCCTGCAACAGCGCTCGACGAGCGAACGGCTGCAGACCGTCCTCGCGACCCTCGACCAGAAGAATCCCGACCCGAAGATCATCTCCAACTTGATCGGTGCGCTGGCGCTCGATCCGAGCGTCAACGTCCGGCTCTCCGCGCTCGACGCGCTCTACCCACACGCCAACCAGCAGGTTGTCCGCAGCGGCGTGCTCGCCTCGCTCCCACGTGAGCAGAACCCGCTGGTGCAGGTGGCGATGATCGACTTTCTCGTCGCCGCTCGCGACCGCGATGCCACGCCCGAGCTCGAGAAGCTCGCCCGCAACGAAACGATCGACAAGGCCGTACGCGACGCAGCGAAACGCGGCCTCGCGCAACTCTGA
- a CDS encoding DUF4097 family beta strand repeat-containing protein — protein sequence MKTTRLLPFLLATAVLAVAGLPAASADEVETSTIKFSNPSQPGTLKLSVTNGDIDIRGTDAAEISIRTSVKQHQERRKDGMRVLSSSSSYTLVEKDNVVTLNYGSGGWHGASGDFTIEVPRTTKIVVTNAMGGDVKVHEIGGDIEIKSLNGEVKLDDISGGALVETMNGEIHVTMKALAADKPLSFTSMNGEVRLRVPADAKANVRLRSQNGAILTDFDEKELVTTTASLRKRDGGRNSGPTSEMNAEISAAVRDAVRVGVEATREAARAAREAMREAREEMGNDDDGDIAIPVPPMPPLPPMTGGKIVTGTLNGGGPEILVSTMNGDVTLQKAN from the coding sequence ATGAAAACAACCCGACTCCTTCCCTTCCTCCTCGCCACGGCGGTCCTCGCCGTCGCCGGTCTCCCCGCGGCGTCAGCCGACGAGGTGGAGACCTCCACGATCAAGTTCTCCAATCCGAGCCAGCCCGGCACGTTGAAGCTCAGCGTCACCAACGGGGACATCGACATTCGCGGCACCGATGCCGCCGAGATCTCCATCCGCACTTCCGTCAAGCAGCACCAGGAGCGCCGGAAGGACGGCATGCGCGTCCTCAGCAGTTCGTCCAGCTACACGCTCGTCGAGAAGGACAATGTCGTCACGCTCAACTACGGTTCCGGCGGCTGGCACGGCGCCAGCGGTGACTTCACCATCGAGGTGCCGCGCACCACCAAGATCGTCGTCACGAATGCCATGGGTGGCGACGTGAAGGTCCACGAGATCGGCGGCGACATCGAGATCAAGAGCCTCAACGGCGAAGTGAAACTCGACGACATTTCCGGCGGCGCGCTGGTCGAAACCATGAACGGCGAAATTCACGTCACGATGAAGGCCCTGGCGGCCGACAAGCCGCTGTCTTTCACCTCGATGAACGGCGAGGTGCGGCTGCGCGTCCCCGCCGACGCCAAGGCCAACGTCCGGCTGCGTTCGCAAAACGGCGCCATCCTCACCGACTTCGATGAGAAGGAGCTGGTCACCACCACGGCCTCGCTCAGGAAGCGTGACGGCGGCCGCAACAGCGGGCCCACGTCTGAAATGAATGCGGAAATCAGCGCAGCCGTCCGCGACGCGGTGCGCGTCGGCGTCGAAGCGACCCGGGAGGCCGCCCGCGCCGCCCGCGAAGCGATGCGCGAGGCGCGCGAAGAAATGGGTAACGACGACGACGGCGACATCGCGATCCCCGTTCCGCCGATGCCCCCGCTCCCGCCGATGACCGGCGGGAAGATCGTCACCGGCACGCTCAACGGCGGCGGTCCCGAGATCCTGGTCTCGACGATGAACGGCGACGTCACGCTGCAGAAGGCGAACTAG
- a CDS encoding DUF3667 domain-containing protein, producing MFHFEGKFFVTVAWLLAHPGRLTREFLAGRRQRQVNPLRLYLFVSVLFFVGAAVLNHGHLLHYNRDVLDSLQTEVARELKSPASRGTVTAERVEQLEQKVGQVRTDPAALAEAVRAMANLAEPVAESAGTPATTSSAGAAPVHAHVQLSGVESGLGKRLADKLAGGRLTLGQIWDAIEHRIPTLVFLGVPLYAAWLKVLFLGRRRNYIEHLVFSLHLHAWTFLVGMVAFGYANIFSLGPDWMESIFEWALFGWMLGYVLLSFRRVYELSWWSAAGSVALLTFLHGLALFFLGLVLMVATVAWLAWT from the coding sequence CTGTTTCATTTCGAGGGGAAGTTCTTCGTCACCGTGGCCTGGCTCCTCGCGCATCCAGGCCGACTCACCCGCGAATTCCTCGCGGGCCGCCGGCAGCGGCAGGTCAATCCGCTCCGGCTGTATCTCTTCGTCAGCGTGCTCTTCTTTGTCGGTGCCGCGGTGCTCAACCACGGACACCTGCTGCACTACAACCGCGACGTGCTCGACTCGCTGCAGACGGAAGTCGCTCGCGAGCTGAAAAGTCCCGCATCGCGCGGCACGGTTACGGCCGAACGGGTCGAACAGCTCGAGCAGAAGGTCGGCCAGGTGCGCACCGATCCGGCGGCTCTTGCCGAGGCGGTCCGCGCAATGGCCAATCTCGCGGAGCCCGTCGCCGAATCCGCCGGCACGCCCGCCACCACCTCGTCCGCCGGCGCGGCGCCCGTTCATGCCCATGTCCAACTCAGCGGCGTGGAGTCCGGACTGGGCAAGAGGCTCGCCGACAAACTGGCCGGCGGACGACTTACGCTCGGGCAGATCTGGGACGCGATCGAACACCGGATTCCGACGCTCGTGTTCCTCGGCGTCCCGCTCTACGCGGCGTGGTTGAAGGTGCTGTTCCTCGGCCGTCGGCGAAATTATATCGAGCATCTGGTTTTTTCGCTGCATCTCCACGCCTGGACCTTCCTCGTCGGCATGGTGGCGTTCGGCTACGCCAACATCTTCTCACTCGGGCCCGACTGGATGGAGTCGATTTTCGAGTGGGCTCTCTTCGGCTGGATGCTGGGGTATGTGCTCCTCTCCTTCCGCCGGGTATATGAGCTGTCTTGGTGGTCCGCGGCCGGCTCCGTGGCGCTGCTGACGTTCCTGCACGGACTCGCCTTGTTTTTCCTGGGGCTGGTGCTGATGGTGGCGACGGTCGCCTGGCTGGCGTGGACGTGA
- a CDS encoding energy transducer TonB, with protein sequence MKAVKKLVVLLSFGALLPLAASAKSAEEAYVESASKAPGVPVPVAVVTPRNISADYAGSTVELAFTVDTAGTPTSLKVVSSPDAMLAKIVMDAVKRWRFEPAKKNGSAVATNVLLPVRISDASARFAAN encoded by the coding sequence ATGAAAGCAGTCAAAAAACTCGTCGTCTTGCTCAGCTTCGGCGCTCTTCTGCCACTCGCGGCTTCCGCGAAATCGGCGGAGGAAGCTTACGTTGAGTCGGCGTCCAAGGCACCCGGTGTGCCCGTGCCCGTCGCGGTGGTCACTCCCCGCAACATCAGCGCGGACTACGCCGGCAGCACCGTCGAACTCGCGTTCACGGTGGACACCGCCGGGACGCCCACGAGCTTGAAGGTCGTCTCGTCTCCGGACGCGATGCTCGCCAAGATCGTGATGGATGCAGTGAAGCGGTGGCGTTTCGAGCCTGCGAAGAAGAACGGATCGGCCGTGGCAACCAACGTGCTCCTGCCGGTGCGGATCTCCGACGCGAGCGCGCGGTTCGCTGCCAACTAA
- a CDS encoding DUF2062 domain-containing protein, whose amino-acid sequence MPSADANRETARRTLWQRRVRDPLVHQLTQGITPEKLALTVAVGSALALFPVLGTTTLLCFIAGLALRLNQPIIQLLNQALWPVHVPVIYGCLRLGARIFGVSPMSFGLAHAHDLLWSHPALFFEEFGLSLAHAIVAWAIIAPAYIVAVYYLSLPIMRAVDRVKHRTSAVAAPIAPGDHPVP is encoded by the coding sequence GTGCCCTCCGCCGATGCAAACCGGGAAACCGCCCGCCGTACGTTATGGCAACGCCGTGTGCGCGATCCGCTGGTGCATCAGCTCACGCAGGGTATCACCCCGGAAAAGCTCGCGCTGACCGTCGCCGTCGGTAGCGCGCTGGCGCTTTTCCCCGTGCTCGGCACCACCACGCTGCTGTGCTTCATTGCCGGTCTCGCGCTGCGACTCAACCAGCCGATCATTCAGCTGCTCAACCAAGCGCTCTGGCCGGTACACGTGCCGGTCATCTACGGCTGCCTGCGACTGGGCGCGCGGATATTTGGGGTGTCGCCGATGTCGTTCGGCCTGGCGCATGCGCACGATCTGCTGTGGTCGCACCCGGCACTGTTTTTCGAGGAGTTCGGTCTCAGCCTCGCTCACGCCATCGTCGCGTGGGCGATCATCGCTCCAGCCTACATCGTCGCAGTGTATTACCTGTCGCTGCCGATCATGCGCGCGGTCGATCGGGTGAAGCACCGGACGTCCGCCGTTGCCGCGCCGATCGCCCCCGGGGATCATCCGGTGCCGTGA